A single window of Gammaproteobacteria bacterium DNA harbors:
- a CDS encoding endonuclease, whose product MAGSAAFLNFFDRLFIAYGPQRWWPGETVFEVMVGAVLTQNTAWSNVERAIAALKENDALDPQRLLSAGASTVAGWIRPAGYFNVKAKRLRNFCHWYLGEGGYVALARRDTGALRHGLLSVNGIGPETADDILLYAFNRPVFVIDAYTRRLFSRLGMCEADVGYESLRAAIEQGITRELARARGAGRAAWKRNCVPLYNEYHALIVAHAKRSCRVRPLCQDCCLAAVCPGRR is encoded by the coding sequence ATGGCAGGCAGTGCAGCTTTCCTGAACTTCTTCGACCGCCTGTTCATCGCCTACGGTCCCCAGCGCTGGTGGCCAGGTGAGACGGTGTTCGAGGTGATGGTCGGCGCGGTTCTGACCCAGAACACCGCCTGGTCGAACGTCGAGCGCGCGATCGCCGCCCTGAAAGAGAATGACGCCCTCGATCCGCAACGACTGCTCTCGGCGGGGGCGTCGACCGTGGCCGGCTGGATCCGTCCGGCCGGGTATTTCAACGTCAAGGCGAAGCGGCTGCGCAATTTCTGCCACTGGTACCTCGGGGAGGGCGGTTACGTCGCATTGGCCCGGCGCGATACCGGAGCGCTGCGGCACGGCCTGCTCTCTGTAAACGGCATCGGTCCCGAGACGGCGGATGACATCCTGCTCTACGCCTTTAATCGTCCGGTGTTCGTGATCGACGCCTACACACGCCGCCTGTTCTCCCGGCTCGGGATGTGCGAGGCGGACGTCGGCTACGAGTCTCTGCGCGCGGCAATCGAGCAGGGGATTACGCGTGAACTCGCCCGGGCGCGCGGCGCCGGCAGGGCGGCCTGGAAACGGAATTGTGTTCCCCTCTACAACGAATATCACGCCCTCATCGTTGCCCATGCGAAACGCTCCTGCCGCGTACGGCCGCTGTGCCAGGACTGCTGCCTGGCGGCCGTCTGCCCCGGTCGGCGATGA
- a CDS encoding pseudouridine synthase — MSERVHKALARLGYGSRREIEEWIRAGRIEINRRPAQTGATLTPGDIVSVDGRQAFTYEGAPAASRVLVYYKPEGEICTRADPEGRPTIFDRLPRIKNARWVSVGRLDINTAGLILLVTNGELANRLMHPALGVEREYVVRVLGEVDTAALTRLRTGVMLEDGEAAFDQIYEIGGGEGANRWFGVVLKEGRNREVRRLWESQGVKVSRLKRVRFGPITLPRRLRRGHYEEMETSAVAELLRFAGMEAGAKATVESAREPRRRGQPRRGAYQQAAKKQFQNRTRNRKGPRTKSKDTTPG, encoded by the coding sequence ATGAGCGAGCGTGTGCACAAGGCGCTGGCGCGTCTCGGCTACGGCTCGCGTCGCGAGATCGAGGAGTGGATCCGCGCCGGGCGCATCGAGATCAACCGCAGGCCGGCGCAGACCGGGGCCACGCTCACGCCCGGCGACATCGTCAGCGTGGACGGCCGGCAGGCCTTCACCTATGAAGGCGCGCCTGCCGCCAGCCGGGTCCTGGTGTATTACAAGCCCGAGGGCGAGATCTGCACGCGCGCCGACCCGGAGGGTCGTCCCACCATCTTCGATCGTCTTCCGCGCATCAAGAACGCGCGCTGGGTGAGCGTGGGGCGCCTCGACATCAATACCGCCGGACTCATCCTGCTGGTCACGAACGGCGAACTGGCCAACCGCCTGATGCATCCCGCGCTGGGTGTCGAGCGTGAATATGTCGTGCGGGTGCTGGGCGAGGTGGATACCGCGGCACTGACCCGACTTCGCACGGGCGTCATGCTGGAGGACGGCGAGGCGGCGTTCGACCAGATCTACGAGATCGGCGGCGGCGAGGGCGCCAACCGCTGGTTCGGCGTCGTGCTCAAGGAAGGCCGCAACCGCGAAGTGCGGCGGCTGTGGGAATCCCAGGGTGTCAAGGTAAGCCGGCTCAAACGCGTCCGTTTCGGCCCCATCACGCTGCCGCGCCGCTTGCGCCGCGGCCACTACGAGGAAATGGAAACGTCCGCCGTCGCCGAGCTGCTGCGCTTCGCCGGGATGGAGGCCGGGGCGAAGGCGACGGTGGAAAGCGCCCGGGAGCCGCGGCGCCGGGGTCAGCCGCGCCGGGGAGCGTATCAGCAGGCGGCGAAGAAACAGTTTCAGAACAGGACTAGGAACAGAAAAGGACCACGGACCAAGTCTAAAGATACAACTCCCGGATAG
- the scpB gene encoding SMC-Scp complex subunit ScpB, translated as MSTNPPPIKDIIEAALLCADQPLTLERLGDLFDEDNRPAPEELHGALDAIAAEWAGRTLELKQVSSGYRLQVRQEYAPWVGRLAEERAPRYSRALLETLALIVYRQPITRAGIEEIRGVSVSTHIIKTLLEREWIRVVGHRDVPGKPALYGTTRKFLDYFNLQSLSELPALADIKPIDHLQKELDLAAAAIGAAAAAPASEPGEVYSMDAARQPAVNDADPEDAADDEVEARETADALN; from the coding sequence ATGTCAACGAATCCACCGCCCATTAAGGACATCATCGAGGCCGCACTGCTGTGCGCCGATCAGCCGCTGACCCTGGAGCGGCTGGGCGACCTGTTCGACGAGGACAACCGCCCGGCGCCGGAGGAACTCCATGGCGCCCTCGACGCGATCGCGGCGGAGTGGGCCGGACGCACGCTCGAGCTGAAGCAGGTCAGCAGCGGCTATCGGTTGCAGGTGCGCCAGGAATATGCCCCCTGGGTCGGGCGGCTCGCCGAGGAGCGCGCGCCGCGCTACTCGCGCGCCCTGCTCGAAACACTGGCGCTGATCGTCTACCGCCAGCCGATCACCCGGGCGGGCATCGAGGAGATCCGCGGCGTCAGCGTCAGCACGCACATCATCAAGACCCTGCTCGAGCGTGAATGGATACGCGTGGTCGGTCACCGCGACGTGCCGGGCAAGCCGGCGCTGTACGGCACGACACGCAAGTTCCTCGACTATTTCAATCTCCAGAGCCTGAGCGAACTGCCGGCGCTGGCCGACATCAAGCCGATCGACCATCTGCAGAAAGAGCTGGATCTGGCGGCCGCTGCCATCGGAGCGGCGGCGGCTGCCCCCGCCTCGGAACCGGGCGAGGTCTACTCCATGGATGCCGCGCGCCAGCCGGCGGTCAACGACGCGGATCCCGAGGACGCGGCCGACGACGAGGTCGAGGCGCGGGAAACCGCCGACGCCCTCAACTGA
- a CDS encoding segregation/condensation protein A — MSQDPSSEVPSSRPQQQEMPFALVHGKAVTEPPRDLYIPPDALEVFLEAFEGPLDLLLYLIKRHNLDILDIPIAEITRQYMEYIDLMREMRFELAAEYLLMAAMLAEIKSRMLLPRPAEMEDEEDPRAELVRRLQEYERFKQAAADLDALPRVDREVFPVAAEVPEAKVVKLPPRVELRDILLTFQEVMARAEMFSHHQIVLEPLSVRERMSIILENVNAEQFVEFASLFTPEEGRRGVVVTLLAILELIRESLLELIQTEAFGPIYVKAPQHVNESTAH; from the coding sequence ATGAGTCAGGACCCCTCCAGCGAAGTCCCGTCGTCCCGTCCGCAGCAGCAGGAGATGCCCTTTGCGCTGGTGCACGGCAAGGCGGTGACCGAGCCCCCGCGTGATCTCTACATCCCGCCGGATGCGCTGGAGGTATTCCTCGAGGCCTTCGAGGGACCGCTCGATCTGCTGCTGTACCTGATCAAGCGTCACAACCTCGACATCCTCGACATTCCGATTGCCGAGATCACGCGGCAGTACATGGAATACATCGACCTGATGCGCGAGATGCGCTTCGAACTGGCGGCCGAGTACCTGCTGATGGCGGCCATGCTGGCCGAGATCAAGTCGCGCATGCTGCTGCCGCGCCCGGCCGAGATGGAGGACGAGGAGGATCCGCGCGCCGAACTGGTGCGCCGGCTGCAGGAGTACGAGCGTTTCAAGCAGGCCGCCGCCGATCTGGACGCGCTGCCGCGCGTCGACCGCGAGGTGTTCCCGGTCGCGGCGGAGGTTCCCGAGGCCAAGGTGGTCAAGCTGCCGCCACGGGTGGAACTGCGCGACATCCTGCTGACCTTCCAGGAGGTGATGGCGCGCGCCGAGATGTTCAGCCACCATCAGATCGTCCTGGAACCGCTCTCCGTGCGCGAGCGGATGTCGATCATTCTGGAGAACGTGAACGCGGAGCAGTTCGTCGAGTTCGCCTCGCTGTTTACCCCGGAGGAGGGGCGGCGCGGCGTGGTGGTGACCCTGCTCGCCATCCTCGAGCTGATCCGCGAGTCGCTGCTCGAACTGATCCAAACCGAGGCCTTCGGGCCGATTTATGTGAAGGCACCCCAGCATGTCAACGAATCCACCGCCCATTAA